In one Cyprinus carpio isolate SPL01 chromosome B2, ASM1834038v1, whole genome shotgun sequence genomic region, the following are encoded:
- the LOC109106950 gene encoding E3 ubiquitin/ISG15 ligase TRIM25-like isoform X1 encodes MAEASISVVQDQFSCSICLDLLKDPVTIPCGHSYCMNCIAEYWNQDDQKRVYSCPQCRQTFSPRPALNKNVMLAEMVEKLKTTKVQTVFPTTSHAGPGDVECDVCTGRKYKAVRSCLMCLNSYCQNHLKQHDRFFKNKKHNLVNATGRLKEMICSQHCRLLEVFCSTDQKCICFLCTMDEHKNHLTVSAEAERTEKQKQLWDIQRKFQQRIQEKEKELQKLKEAVDTHKRSAQAAVKDSERIFTELMHSIERRRSEVIQMIRDREKTEVRRAEGLLEQLKQEIDDMRRRDTELEQFLHTDDHIHFLQWHMSRLFPPLSLGPEPSSCNIPASSPWIRTLHIITSVCLKATEWLHLLGLISGILFIQTDFMIFFRCCVERVCVDAVTGRLSGMGCPGYIYQCHIRASEGREVVLSVGLG; translated from the exons atggcagaagccagTATTTCAGTGGTTCAGGATCAGTTCAGCTGTTCAATCTGTCTGGATCtactgaaggatccagtgaccatcCCCTGTGGACACAGCTACTGTATGAACTGTATTGCAGAGTACTGGAATCAAGATGATCAGAAGAGAGtttacagctgccctcagtgcagacagaccttcagtccaagacctgctttaaaCAAGAATGTGATGCTGGCTGaaatggtggagaaactgaagacaACAAAAGTCCAAACAGTTTTTCCTACTACAAGTCATGCTGGACCTGGAGATGTGGAGTGTGACGTCTGCACAGGGAGAAAATACAAAGCCGTCAGGTCCTGTCTGATGTGTCTAAACTCTTACTGTCAAAATCACCTTAAACAACATGACAGattctttaaaaacaagaaacacaattTGGTTAATGCCACTGGTCGACTCAAGGAGATGATCTGCTCTCAACATTGCAGACTGCTGGAGGTTTTCTGTTCTACTGACCaaaagtgtatttgttttttgtgcacGATGGATGAACATAAAAATCATCTCACTGTTTCGGCTGAAGCAGAGAGGACCGAGAAACAG AAACAATTATGGGACATTCAAAGAAAGTTTCAGCAGAGAATCcaggagaaagagaaggagctTCAGAAGCTGAAAGAGGCTGTGGATACTCATAAG cgctctgcacaggcAGCAGTGAAGGACAgcgagaggatctttactgaacTGATGCACTCCATTGAGAGAAGACGCTCTGAGGTGATACAGATGATCAGAGATCGAGAAAAGACTGAAGTGAGGCGAGCTGAAGGACTCTTAGAGCAACTGAAGCAAGAGATTGATGATATGAGAAGGAGAGACACTGAGCTTGAGCAGTTTTTACACACAGATGATCACATCCATTTCCTACAG TGGCATATGTCGAGATTGTTTCCACCCCTGAGTTTAGGACCAGAGCCGAGTTCTTGCAAT ATTCCCGCCAGCTCACCCTGGATTCGAACACTGCACATAATTACATCCGTCTGTCTGAAGGCAACAGAGTGGCTACATTTATTGGGGCTGATCAGCGGTATCCTGTTCATCCAGACcgatttcatgatttttttcaggtgttgtgtagagagagtgtgtgtggacgctgttactgggagattgagtggaatGGGATGTCCGGGGTacatatatcagtgtcatataagagcatcagaaGGAAGGGAAGTGGTTTTGAGTGTGGGTTTGGGTtaa
- the LOC109106950 gene encoding tripartite motif-containing protein 16-like isoform X2 → MAEASISVVQDQFSCSICLDLLKDPVTIPCGHSYCMNCIAEYWNQDDQKRVYSCPQCRQTFSPRPALNKNVMLAEMVEKLKTTKVQTVFPTTSHAGPGDVECDVCTGRKYKAVRSCLMCLNSYCQNHLKQHDRFFKNKKHNLVNATGRLKEMICSQHCRLLEVFCSTDQKCICFLCTMDEHKNHLTVSAEAERTEKQKQLWDIQRKFQQRIQEKEKELQKLKEAVDTHKRSAQAAVKDSERIFTELMHSIERRRSEVIQMIRDREKTEVRRAEGLLEQLKQEIDDMRRRDTELEQFLHTDDHIHFLQSFQSLSVVPASTENINISSFFSYDNVRKSISMLQDLCKEAIESIFSVSLAYVEIVSTPEFRTRAEFLQYSRQLTLDSNTAHNYIRLSEGNRVATFIGADQRYPVHPDRFHDFFQVLCRESVCGRCYWEIEWNGMSGVHISVSYKSIRRKGSGFECGFGLNDQSWRLFCSKSRYSFCHNSIKTELPVISSSCKIGVYVDHSAGILSFYNVFDTMTLIHRVQTTFTQQLYPGFRIYLGSTVKLLSL, encoded by the exons atggcagaagccagTATTTCAGTGGTTCAGGATCAGTTCAGCTGTTCAATCTGTCTGGATCtactgaaggatccagtgaccatcCCCTGTGGACACAGCTACTGTATGAACTGTATTGCAGAGTACTGGAATCAAGATGATCAGAAGAGAGtttacagctgccctcagtgcagacagaccttcagtccaagacctgctttaaaCAAGAATGTGATGCTGGCTGaaatggtggagaaactgaagacaACAAAAGTCCAAACAGTTTTTCCTACTACAAGTCATGCTGGACCTGGAGATGTGGAGTGTGACGTCTGCACAGGGAGAAAATACAAAGCCGTCAGGTCCTGTCTGATGTGTCTAAACTCTTACTGTCAAAATCACCTTAAACAACATGACAGattctttaaaaacaagaaacacaattTGGTTAATGCCACTGGTCGACTCAAGGAGATGATCTGCTCTCAACATTGCAGACTGCTGGAGGTTTTCTGTTCTACTGACCaaaagtgtatttgttttttgtgcacGATGGATGAACATAAAAATCATCTCACTGTTTCGGCTGAAGCAGAGAGGACCGAGAAACAG AAACAATTATGGGACATTCAAAGAAAGTTTCAGCAGAGAATCcaggagaaagagaaggagctTCAGAAGCTGAAAGAGGCTGTGGATACTCATAAG cgctctgcacaggcAGCAGTGAAGGACAgcgagaggatctttactgaacTGATGCACTCCATTGAGAGAAGACGCTCTGAGGTGATACAGATGATCAGAGATCGAGAAAAGACTGAAGTGAGGCGAGCTGAAGGACTCTTAGAGCAACTGAAGCAAGAGATTGATGATATGAGAAGGAGAGACACTGAGCTTGAGCAGTTTTTACACACAGATGATCACATCCATTTCCTACAG agtttccagtctctctctgttGTCCCTGCATCTACAGAAAACATCAATATCAGTTCATTCTTTTCTTATGATAATGTGCGGAAATCTATCTCTATGCTTCAGGATCTCTGTAAGGAAGCAATAGAGAGTATATTTagtgtttctt TGGCATATGTCGAGATTGTTTCCACCCCTGAGTTTAGGACCAGAGCCGAGTTCTTGCAAT ATTCCCGCCAGCTCACCCTGGATTCGAACACTGCACATAATTACATCCGTCTGTCTGAAGGCAACAGAGTGGCTACATTTATTGGGGCTGATCAGCGGTATCCTGTTCATCCAGACcgatttcatgatttttttcaggtgttgtgtagagagagtgtgtgtggacgctgttactgggagattgagtggaatGGGATGTCCGGGGTacatatatcagtgtcatataagagcatcagaaGGAAGGGAAGTGGTTTTGAGTGTGGGTTTGGGTtaaatgatcagtcctggagatTGTTCTGCTCTAAATCCCGTTACTCATTCTGTCACAATAGCATAAAGACTGAACTCCCTGTGATCTCCAGCTCCTGTAAAAttggagtgtatgtggatcacagtgcaggaattCTGTCCTTCTACAACGTCTTTGACACAATGACCCTCATCCAcagagtccagaccacattcactcaacagctctatcctgggtttaggATATATTTGGGATCAACAGTGAAACTGTTATCTCTGTAG
- the fzd8b gene encoding frizzled-8b translates to MDSPMQGSHRPPLALCLLLLWSSVCAREPVCQEISVPLCRGIGYNYTYMPNQFNHDTQDEAGLEVHQFWPLVEIQCSPDLRFFLCSLYTPICLEDYKKPLPPCRSVCERAKAGCAPLMRQYGFPWPDRMRCDLLPVQGDPNTLCMDYNRTETTVSPAAPKPTSRPGKPYNRKNKSSHGSSSCEPECHCRAPMVTVSSDRHPLYNRVKTGQIPNCVMPCHNPYLSQEERTFATFWIGVWSVLCFLSTFATVATFLIDTERFKYPERPIIFLSACYMFVSVGYIIRLIAGHERVACNRDNDMDYIHYETTGPALCTLVFVLIYFFGMASAIWWVILTFTWFLAAGMKWGNEAIARYSQYFHLAAWLIPSVKSIAALALSSVDGDSVAGICYVGNQNLENLRGFVVAPLVIYLFIGTVFLFAGFVSLFRIRNVIKQGGTKTDKLERLMIRIGVFTALHTVVAMVVVACYVYEQHNREAWEIAHACNCPSDKKAQKPDYAVFMLKYFMCLLVGITSGAWTWSGKTLDSWRALCTRRCCIWGSKGTSGSVYSDASTGLTWRSGTASSVLCAPKQMPLSRV, encoded by the coding sequence ATGGACTCGCCTATGCAGGGGTCCCACCGGCCTCCACTCGCGCTCTGTCTCCTGCTGCTGTGGAGCTCCGTGTGCGCTCGTGAGCCGGTCTGTCAGGAGATTTCGGTGCCATTGTGTAGAGGGATCGGTTACAACTACACCTACATGCCCAACCAATTCAACCACGACACCCAGGATGAAGCTGGTCTCGAGGTGCACCAGTTCTGGCCCCTCGTGGAGATCCAGTGTTCCCCGGACCTGCGCTTCTTTCTTTGCAGTCTGTACACGCCCATTTGCCTCGAGGACTATAAGAAGCCTCTGCCGCCTTGCAGGAGCGTGTGCGAACGGGCGAAAGCGGGGTGCGCGCCTCTGATGAGGCAGTACGGTTTCCCGTGGCCGGACCGAATGAGATGCGATCTTCTCCCTGTGCAGGGAGATCCAAACACTCTGTGTATGGACTACAACAGGACTGAAACTACAGTCTCACCAGCTGCTCCAAAACCAACCAGCCGACCGGGGAAGCCATACAACCGGAAAAATAAAAGCAGTCATGGGTCTTCTTCATGTGAACCGGAGTGTCACTGTCGTGCGCCTATGGTGACCGTGAGCAGTGACCGGCATCCGTTGTATAACCGGGTAAAGACTGGGCAGATCCCCAATTGCGTAATGCCATGCCACAACCCATATCTTTCTCAGGAGGAAAGGACATTTGCCACATTTTGGATCGGAGTTTGGTCGGTTTTGTGTTTCTTGTCCACCTTCGCCACAGTTGCCACTTTCCTAATTGACACTGAGAGGTTTAAATACCCCGAGCGTCCGATTATTTTCCTGTCCGCCTGCTATATGTTCGTGTCCGTGGGGTACATCATCAGACTCATCGCGGGCCACGAAAGAGTCGCGTGCAATCGGGATAACGACATGGACTATATCCACTATGAAACTACGGGGCCCGCGCTTTGCACGCTTGTATTTGTACTCATCTATTTTTTTGGGATGGCGAGCGCCATCTGGTGGGTGATCCTGACGTTTACATGGTTCCTCGCGGCAGGGATGAAGTGGGGAAACGAAGCGATCGCACGGTACTCGCAGTATTTTCACCTGGCCGCGTGGCTCATTCCGAGCGTCAAATCTATCGCCGCGCTCGCGCTGAGCTCGGTGGACGGGGACTCGGTCGCAGGAATCTGCTATGTGGGCAACCAAAACTTGGAAAACCTGCGGGGATTCGTGGTCGCGCCACTGGTGATTTATCTTTTTATCGGAACGGTATTTTTATTCGCGGGCTTCGTGTCTTTGTTTCGGATTAGGAATGTTATTAAACAAGGAGGAACGAAAACGGACAAACTCGAGAGGTTGATGATTCGCATCGGGGTATTTACAGCCCTGCATACGGTCGTTGCCATGGTGGTCGTGGCTTGTTACGTCTACGAACAGCACAATCGTGAAGCGTGGGAAATCGCGCATGCGTGTAACTGCCCTTCGGATAAAAAAGCTCAGAAACCGGATTACGCAGTGTTCATGCTCAAGTATTTCATGTGCCTTTTAGTGGGGATCACGTCGGGTGCGTGGACGTGGTCCGGTAAAACTTTGGACTCGTGGCGAGCCCTTTGCACGCGCCGCTGCTGCATCTGGGGGAGTAAAGGCACGAGCGGTTCGGTTTACAGTGACGCTAGCACGGGACTGACGTGGAGGTCCGGTACAGCAAGTTCGGTTTTGTGCGCTCCAAAACAAATGCCACTGTCCCGAGTGTGA
- the LOC109083317 gene encoding uncharacterized protein LOC109083317 codes for MSNSETIELACLGRPFQLGMLYDCRRDCLIPGITLWDAEMLQKNINVRPQPNTDFKIIATDSSEDKVNALNVSASLEASFLSGMVSVKGSADYLNDKKSSKHQSRVTLHYHTTSRFEQLTMEHLGAGNVKHCNIFQEGSATHVVTALLYGAQAFFIFDREVSSNENHQNIQGELQASIKKIPFISVEGQASLKMKEMEQEKIDKFSCTFHGDFALENNPVSYMDAIKVYSELPKLLGENGENAVPMTVWLYPLKKLDSAAAQLVREISVSLIRRVQRIMDEMHNCDIQCQDLMRDSIAIQFPEIAAKIRKCKDFCSDYKIVFQKHLCRVLPSIRGGGKEEQELADALNDKERSPFQGALVTKYLNEREREMNVVRSYLDIMKDVTVLSSSNELDKVVLKASNNYVIAFALTSLNEKELYLSDLENYLKAQSSNNGEQISYDQNSSKKTGNWFSSGDATTLTRETIQAFLDFKEANKGRTNIEFCIASIPDELSTASSIHVYERGRLISSQYELPSKPPMPVFLSVEHDCIHLQIKPPDRGVSCVDSYCILYQSAQSSEWTEMYTDGVSDQVTVKQLKPQKEYCFTCKAVCRPGVSLTSDTTSFFRTRPCAPPGAPTLKQVESETATVVWDVPTSVGEDVLVTGYVLEFRECAKDQENEKPWKSVKSTNRECTLQGLKQDTAYTVRVFANCGNDGVSLPSPETVFSASFKGKETNKDGSGLFLNQSSRIKKGNPSIYSLTLHQKMAENVSFNQYVFGRKVEDVKNKVILLLGSTGAGKTTLINVMANYILGVKCQDTYRFKLINEVTNRTQAESQTSIVSSFELYNQPGFEIPYSLTIVDTPGFGDTRGIAHDKLITEQIKSFLCSPLGIDHIDAVCFVVQASLARLSANQRYIFDSVLSIFGKDIAENIIVLVTFADGKDIPVLEAIKAADLPCQKNKKGQPTHFKFNNSAVYADKKIAEPTTSDNDSDDDDDDGGDKLIELVWDKTFKQMKAFFKTLGDIESKDLTMTIKVLEERERLEKAMASLTPQITAGLSKMSEIKKFKQCLESESDNMAQNENFEQEVEVMKANRTPVNCFTMNCNTCFFTCHSNCFLPAEDAVKTCAVMENDHCIICPENCHYSAHSRENFMWTYETKIEKKTVKELKDNFMAAKGRFMDSKQMLDALENELHGIEDRLMKLIKLSSDCLRRLDEIALKSKSLSTAEYLEILIKTEKEEKSPGFEDRIVGLEKMKQETLILEKIAKGESLLEREHKIMVEREKRMKTVAQKILKIKKAISAL; via the coding sequence gaataACCCTTTGGGATGCTGAGATGCTGCAGAAGAATATTAATGTACGACCACAGCCAAACACTGACTTTAAAATTATTGCCACAGATTCAAGTGAAGACAAAGTCAATGCCCTTAATGTCTCTGCATCTCTTGAAGCCAGCTTTCTGAGTGGAATGGTCAGTGTAAAAGGATCAGCAGACTATTTAAATGACAAGAAATCATCTAAACATCAGTCTCGAGTCACCTTACATTATCATACAACCTCACGCTTTGAGCAGTTAACTATGGAGCATCTTGGGGCAGGGAACGTAAAGCACTGCAATATATTTCAGGAGGGCTCAGCCACACATGTTGTTACGGCTCTACTGTATGGAGCTCAAGCATTCTTTATTTTTGATCGCGAGGTTTCGTCCAATGAAAACCATCAAAATATACAAGGTGAACTCCAAGCATCAATCAAAAAGATACCTTTCATATCAGTAGAGGGCCAGGCAtctttgaaaatgaaagaaatggaACAAGAGAAAATTGACAAGTTCAGCTGCACTTTTCATGGAGATTTTGCTCTGGAAAACAATCCGGTCTCCTATATGGATGCCATCAAGGTGTACTCAGAGCTACCAAAACTGTTGGGAGAAAATGGAGAAAATGCTGTGCCCATGACCGTGTGGCTTTACCCTCTAAAAAAACTAGATTCAGCAGCCGCTCAGTTAGTCAGGGAGATCAGTGTTAGCCTAATACGACGAGTCCAACGAATCATGGATGAAATGCATAACTGTGACATTCAATGTCAAGATCTGATGAGGGACAGTATTGCCATTCAATTCCCTGAAATCGCAGCTAAGATCAGAAAATGTAAAGACTTCTGTTCAgattataaaattgtttttcagAAACATCTCTGCAGGGTTCTTCCATCCATAAGGGGTGGAGGTAAAGAAGAACAGGAGCTTGCTGATGCCCTGAATGACAAAGAAAGATCCCCATTTCAGGGTGCTCTGGTAACCAAGTATCTAAATGAGCGAGAGCGAGAGATGAATGTTGTTAGATCGTACCTTGACATCATGAAAGATGTTACTGTTCTTTCATCCAGCAACGAATTGGACAAAGTTGTCTTGAAGGCATCCAATAACTATGTGATAGCTTTTGCACTCACCTCCTTAAATGAAAAGGAACTGTACCTTTCAGACTTGGAGAATTACCTGAAGGCACAATCTAGTAACAATGGAGAGCAAATAAGTTATGATCAAAACTCCTCAAAGAAGACAGGGAACTGGTTTTCATCAGGAGATGCAACTACACTGACCAGGGAAACCATACAGGCCTTCCTAGATTTCAAAGAAGCCAATAAAGGAAGGACAAACATTGAATTTTGCATTGCATCAATCCCAGATGAACTCAGCACTGCCTCTTCAATTCATGTTTATGAAAGGGGGAGACTCATCAGCTCACAGTATGAGCTTCCCTCAAAACCACCAATGCCGGTTTTCTTGAGTGTTGAGCATGACTGCATACATCTGCAAATCAAACCTCCTGACCGCGGGGTTAGCTGTGTGGACtcatactgtattttatatcagTCTGCACAGAGCTCTGAATGGACAGAGATGTATACTGATGGGGTTTCAGATCAGGTCACCGTCAAGCAGTTAAAACCACAGAAAGAGTATTGTTTTACCTGCAAAGCTGTGTGCCGTCCAGGAGTAAGTCTGACAAGTGACACAACATCCTTCTTCAGGACTCGTCCATGTGCTCCTCCCGGAGCACCTACATTGAAACAGGTAGAATCTGAGACGGCAACTGTAGTCTGGGATGTTCCTACATCTGTGGGTGAGGATGTTCTGGTCACCGGATACGTGTTGGAGTTCAGAGAATGCGCAAAGGATCAGGAAAATGAAAAACCTTGGAAGTCTGTGAAATCTACAAACAGGGAGTGCACTCTTCAGGGACTGAAACAAGACACAGCTTACACAGTCAGAGTTTTTGCAAACTGTGGTAATGATGGAGTGAGTCTCCCCAGTCCTGAAACTGTGTTTTCGGCCAGTTTTAAGGGTAAAGAAACAAATAAGGATGGGAGTGGGTTGTTCTTGAATCAGTCTTCACGAATAAAAAAGGGCAATCCATCAATCTATTCACTGACACTACACCAAAAAATGGCAGAGAATGTAAGTTTTAATCAGTATGTTTTCGGAAGAAAAGTGGAGGATGTGAAAAACAAAGTAATTCTTCTTTTGGGATCAACAGGTGCAGGAAAAACCACGCTCATTAATGTGATGGCCAATTACATACTAGGTGTAAAATGTCAGGATACATATCGCTTCAAACTAATCAATGAAGTGACCAATCGCACACAGGCCGAGAGTCAGACATCTATTGTCTCATCTTTTGAGCTGTACAATCAGCCTGGCTTTGAAATTCCCTACTCCCTCACAATTGTAGACACACCAGGATTTGGTGATACAAGAGGAATCGCGCACGATAAACTGATTACAGAGCAGATTAAAAGCTTTCTCTGTAGCCCTTTGGGAATCGATCACATTGATGCCGTCTGCTTCGTTGTCCAGGCCTCTCTTGCCCGCCTTAGTGCCAACCAGAGGTACATCTTTGACTCAGTCTTGTCCATTTTTGGCAAAGACATTGCAGAGAACATCATAGTTTTAGTGACATTTGCAGATGGTAAAGACATCCCAGTTCTAGAAGCCATCAAAGCAGCAGATCTGCCCTGTCAAAAGAACAAAAAGGGACAACCCACCCATTTCAAGTTCAACAATTCAGCTGTGTACGCTGACAAAAAAATAGCAGAGCCTACAACCTCTGACAATgattcagatgatgatgatgatgatggaggagATAAACTGATAGAGCTTGTCTGGGACAAAACCTTTAAACAGATGAAGGCTTTTTTCAAGACACTTGGGGACATTGAAAGTAAAGATCTGACAATGACTATAAAGGTCTTGGAGGAACGAGAGCGTCTTGAGAAAGCCATGGCAAGTCTGACCCCTCAAATAACCGCTGGTCTCTCTAAAATGAGTGAAATCAAAAAATTCAAGCAATGTTTGGAAAGTGAGAGTGACAACATGgcacaaaatgagaattttgaaCAAGAGGTAGAGGTGATGAAAGCAAACAGAACCCCTGTGAACTGTTTTACCATGAATTGCAACACTTGCTTCTTCACATGTCACTCCAACTGCTTCCTCCCTGCAGAAGATGCTGTGAAAACTTGTGCTGTGATGGAGAATGACCACTGCATTATCTGCCCTGAAAACTGCCATTACTCTGCTCATTCAAGGGAAAATTTCATGTGGACATATGAaacaaaaatagagaaaaaaaccgTTAAAGAGCTAAAAGACAACTTCATGGCTGCTAAAGGAAGGTTCATGGACTCAAAGCAAATGCTTGATGCACTTGAAAACGAACTCCATGGAATTGAGGACAGACTAATGAAGCTGATTAAACTGTCCTCTGATTGCTTAAGAAGACTAGATGAAATTGCACTGAAGTCAAAATCTCTCTCCACAGCCGAATATCTTGAAATCCTGATTAAAACCGAGAAGGAGGAGAAAAGTCCTGGCTTTGAGGACCGCATTGTTGGACTCGAGAAGATGAAACAAGAAACACTTATCCTGGAAAAGATTGCTAAAGGAGAAAGTTTGCTCGAAAGGGAACACAAGATCATGGTGGAGAGAGAGAAGCGAATGAAGACAGTTGCCCAGAAAATTCTGAAAATCAAGAAAGCTATTAGTGCCTTATAG